One Dasypus novemcinctus isolate mDasNov1 chromosome 27, mDasNov1.1.hap2, whole genome shotgun sequence genomic window, GTGTTGAGTGTCCACTTGGGATTAGTTAAAATCAATCAATGGTGACACCAGTCTGCCTGGTTGAATGATATCTCTCCCCCTGCATACATTCAGCTTCATGCTGGATTGATCCAGAGACAGAATTTTCCCAGATGAATATGACAGAGAAAGGGACTTGGCGGTTGAAGATATTTCCAGGAGTGCAATTAGAATGATGTCAGTCAATAGAttacaaatgaaattaaagaattaCCACAGTAAAATTATGCTGGAAGGCTGGGAGATTTTGATCAAAAAGTGATGTGTGGGGGgcgcagacttggctcaactgatagagcgtccgcctaccacatgggaagtccacggttcaaacccagggcctcctgacccgtgtggagctggcccacgcacagtgctgatgcgcacaagggagtgccgtgccacgcaggggtgtcccccgcgtaggggagccccacgcacaaggagtacaccccataaggaaagtaattcagcgcaaaagaaagtgcagcctgcccaggagtggcaccgcacacagagagctgatgcagcaagatgatgcaacaaaaaaaaagacacagattcctggtgccactgacaagaatagaagcagacacagaacacacagcaaatggacatggagaacagacaactggggcggggagagaaataaataaaaataaatcttaaaaaaaaaaaagtggtgtgTGGATTTGCAGTTTCGGAAGTGGTGAAAGTTTCTGGTGATAAAAAGGAAATGGATGAGAAAGGCAGAATGGAGGGAAATGTTCATTAGAAGTGAAGAAGTCAAGAAATGGAAAGGTGGTATCAGATAGCTTATCACAGGCAATAAGCAGAGTGACAGCAATTAGAACAGAAAGATAAACTAAGCATAGTGCTATTAGTCTTTGATGCATGGAGAATGACCAAGTGGTTAACAGATGACAGCAGTTGATAGAGCAAGAAGGCACAAGCTTCGGAGGagcaagggatttttttttttttcaacaacaGGCATTGGGGGAGTGGCATTGGGAAAGCAGAAGAAGCCACTTCCTCCTGATCCTATACAATGAACAACATAAATGTGTCGTAGAATGTTCTGAGGGACCAGCAGGTTTCAGCTAAGTCACGGAGATGGAAGAAACATTATGAGAGGATATCTGTTCCTTTGGAACAGGGGTAGAATGTGCTGGTAGTGTACCATACAAGATATAAAAGAACCAGCAGTTGTCTTCTATAATCAAAACCAGATCTTCCACTTGAGAACGACAAGGGCCACTATGAGCTTGTACTCCTGACTTCTGTCCTCCTTAATTCTCCTTCCCCACCAAGCTACCGTCATGCTGGATTTACGGGTGCTCTATCCCCTTTATTATTCTTATTGGATGGTAGTCTCACAACTCTCAATTCTTTATAACACACCTGAGACCAGATTGGaatccattctttcatttctttctcccttcatttcttatctcatttctcccttccctccaaatgcctccctatttttttttcctttttttaaatcattgattTATTCAGTGAGACTTCCAAAGACTAGCAGGAAATAGACGTAAAGTAACATGCAACGAGATTTTGTTGCTCATGAATTTGTTGTTCATCTCAACTATGAATTCTCTACAGGAAGGTCTCCCTGCCTACTTCTTTTAGAATCTGCTGTGTACCTACTCATACTACCTTCAAGAACTTCTAGAACCCTAACTGTCCCGACCTAAGGGAAGAAGTCTGGAAAAAGATAGATACTTCCTCTTTACCTGCCTTTCGAGTTTAAATTTTCAGTCTGAAGGCCTGCCTCTTCTTCAGAATGATTCGCAGCAATAGTGAGCACTTGCTTAAGGAAAAGCCTTACCCCTTAGGACAACCATATCTGAGTCTTGAGTCTAACTATATCAGAATTCTAAGCCTAACATCTTGAGCCATGCACGGAAACTGGAGATGGAGTTATTTTATGGAAAAATGGCAGATAACATACCAAGACCTTTTGCTCCAATTAATTATTAATAAGGGTATATATTATATACACTTTGCTATAATTTTATTCTATAGAATTCCAAATATCTTttcaaaagtaaatttaaaatgctAGAACACATGGTCTTTTTTACAGTGTAAAACATGCCTCTGCCTAATACATAAGCATTTCAGTGTCAAGTTTTCATCTacaaaaaacatgtttttgtaaATCCCAGTAATGGCAAATTAAattagaggaggaaaaaaagtaaGGCAGACTTGGTACTGAGTGTGTTAAAGCTTTCTAATAGCACAGCCTTAATTAGATTTCTTTCAAGACACTCCACATCTGCCTAAACTCACTTATATAAAGGTGAGtaagaaaacaataataaattatttagccttcaaagaaaaattttaatggattGTATTATTTATAACCTCTCAAAGACAGTGGGATATTCTTCTTATGGTCAATGACTATATGGTACAGTAGTtcttgagaaatatttttaaaaatcagtaatccACTATAacaaagcaatccaagtgtccacaacaaatgaatggataagcaaaatgtggtatatacattcaatgggatattattcagctgtaaaaaggaatgaaggtttgagacatatgacaacatgaatgaaccaaGACATTATGTtggatgaaataagccagacagaaaagaacagatattgaatgattccacttaaatgaaatacctagaatatgcaaattcatagagacaagaAGTATATTACCGAGAGTgcaggggtggggacagaggaTGGGAAATGGAGAATCAGTGCTTAATGggaacagagtttctgtttggggtgatggaaaaattttggtaattgatggtggtAAATGTAATTAAGGCCACTGCATTATATGCTTGaagttgttaaaatgggaaatatttgtgttgtgtatatgttaccacaataaaaagaaaactactaCAACATTAGCGTTCTATCGGTATGTGACACTGGCTTGCGTATTAGTCTCTTAGAATATTTGTGTTCACTTAATATACTTTGTCCTTGATTTACAAATTCACAAATTCTAGTTCAGTCACATTGTTATCTCCAAATTTTATTACAGTGTTACATTGttggaaagaagggggaaaaacatGTTACCCTTTTGTaactattttttctatttatttttcagatCAATAACTCGATCTTATTACCGCAACTCAGTTGGTGGATTTTTAGTGTTTGACATTACTAACCGACGATCTTTTGAACATGTGAGAGATTGGCTAGAAGAAGCAAAAATGCATGTACAGCCATTTCAGATTATATTTCTGCTAGTTGGACATAAATGTGATTTAGCTTCACAACGTCAAGTTACAAGGGAAGAAGCTGAAAAACTGTCAGCAGACTGTGGTATGAAGTATATAGAAACTTCAGCAAAAGATGCTACAAACGTAGAAGAATCCTTCACAATCTTGACAAGAGACATATATGAACTTATTAAAAAGGGAGAGATTTGTATTCAGGATGGCTGGGAAGGGGTTAAAAGTGGTTTTGTTCCAAatactgtgcattcttctgagGAAGCAGTAAAGCCCAGGAAAGAGTGCTTCTGCTGACTTCAAACATGCCAAAGATCTAACAAGTAGACTGTGTGTCATTTCAGGATAAATACCAATAATAAGAACAGAATGATGTGATAGAAGCATTTAGAAAAAGCATTACTTACCTGATTCATATGCTTATATTAACATTATTTTATAAGGTATTTAATACAGTACACCGTGCTTATTTGTTACACTACCAGATTAGGTATTTTGCTAAATTATCAGGCAAAACAGACAACTTCTTAAAACTGAATCATCTGCATAATTACCTCTATTCTCGTTTTGTTGACATATAGCTGATCTTAGTGTCCAAATATGTCAgtattattcatttttcttgacAGTTTGAAATGGCTTTTTTTTGCACATATAGTCCAATttaagtttttatcatgaattatATTCTTTTCAGTTAATAATTAATAACACATAGTAAAGTGCATTTAAAAGTGCACTGTTCACTTACAAAGTAAATAATCTCAGAGGTATTGACTAAGACTAAAATAGCAATTCCTTGTTTAAGGGGCCAAGTTTGTACCtaatttctgaaatttttacCTTCCCTTTATTTCACCTGAACATGAGAAAATGTTTTACATTCATTTGTTCTCTGGTTTAATGCTCCTGGAGATTTTATGTTTATAAAGCTATCTAAGGATCCAAGCaaactattttatttcaaatatttgt contains:
- the RAB39A gene encoding ras-related protein Rab-39A; the protein is METIWIYQFRLIVVGDSTVGKSCLLHRFTQGRFPGLRSPACDPTVGVDFFSRLLEIEPGKRIKLQLWDTAGQERFRSITRSYYRNSVGGFLVFDITNRRSFEHVRDWLEEAKMHVQPFQIIFLLVGHKCDLASQRQVTREEAEKLSADCGMKYIETSAKDATNVEESFTILTRDIYELIKKGEICIQDGWEGVKSGFVPNTVHSSEEAVKPRKECFC